Proteins encoded by one window of Sphaerodactylus townsendi isolate TG3544 linkage group LG02, MPM_Stown_v2.3, whole genome shotgun sequence:
- the RBM43 gene encoding RNA-binding protein 43: MATSQAAKPQRTIVVCGVPDGLVGDDIMADILMIHFQKGKNKGGDVEDIVYPTPAKGVAYITFDDKQVAENVLTKAEHSLQDKRLPADFPLKVSLYGESVFPCVSCLLDLSILRGRCILEDLVEDLKKNFPVLNFGPLHSDGHITVQGPFSAIRSLQNKLVSKIHHSPSEPGVKSARKESMTTLRPNTRPVKSDSSLEASNNFVQSTKTEGLMVVLDTDIYLYMKKFKEKPYQDSLKKCGVVSHEIRDGEVTTIYLDSDPSNPSLRSLELAQDIVENLAADLQSYLRKERRSLKSFSRAEKHKHKQAFERVSVLYPHVLVLPCSAHIDIIGTSSDVYGFTQQVNKMVG, translated from the exons ATG GCTACTTCACAAGCTGCCAAGCCACAAAGGACCATTGTAGTCTGTGGTGTTCCAGATGGCCTTGTAGGGGATGACATCATGGCTGATATACTAATGATCCATTTTCAAAAGGGAAAGAATAAAGGTGGGGACGTGGAAGACATCGTCTATCCTACACCAGCCAAAGGAGTTGCATACATAACGTTTGATGATAAGCAAG TTGCAGAGAATGTCCTTACAAAAGCCGAGCACAGCTTGCAGGACAAGAGGCTGCCTGCGGACTTTCCCCTGAAAGTATCTTTGTATGGAGAAAGT gTTTTCCCCTGTGTTTCTTGTCTCCTTGATTTGTCTATTTTGAGAGGGAGATGCATCTTAGAAGATCTTGTGGAAGACCTTAAGAAGAATTTCCCAGTTTTGAACTTTGGACCTTTGCATTCTGATGGACATATAACTGTACAGGGACCATTTTCAGCAATAAGATCCCTCCAAAATAAGCTTGTGTCAAAAATACATCACTCCCCTTCTGAACCAGGTGTTAAGTCTGCAAGAAAAGAGAGTATGACAACTCTCAGGCCTAACACCAGGCCAGTGAAAAGTGATTCCTCCTTAGAAGCAAGCAATAATTTTGTTCAAAGCACCAAAACAGAGGGATTAATGGTTGTTCTTGACACTGATATATATCTGTACATGAAAAAATTCAAAGAAAAGCCGTATCAAGACAGTCTTAAAAAATGCGGCGTTGTCAGTCATGAGATCAGAGATGGTGAGGTTACCACGATATATCTTGACAGTGACCCGTCTAACCCAAGTCTGCGCAGTTTAGAATTAGCTCAAGATATCGTTGAAAACCTGGCAGCAGATTTACAGAGTTATTTGCGTAAAGAAAGACGGTCCCTCAAAAGTTTCAGCAGAGCTgagaaacacaaacacaaacaggcGTTCGAGAGAGTCAGCGTGCTGTACCCTCATGTTCTGGTTCTTCCATGCTCAGCTCACATAGATATTATTGGAACCTCTTCTGATGTTTATGGGTTTACACAGCAAGTGAATAAAATGGTAGGGTGA